The following proteins are encoded in a genomic region of Lutra lutra chromosome 16, mLutLut1.2, whole genome shotgun sequence:
- the DHRS11 gene encoding dehydrogenase/reductase SDR family member 11 isoform X7, translating to MEAGSGEAQSEVDRQPAAAVIEERPSPCDPWRTFRDPNVRLAGRGGRTARGHRHGWHGAVAGPAGIGDGSFGGHRRGCGPGSGPAGTEGSGLCPHRGQHRDVTYPARRTSSPCSRPSALSTVVWTSASTMLAWPGLTPCSQAVPAAGRTCSIMYGHQVSPHSVIHFYSATKYAVTALTEGLRQELREAQTHIRATCISPEVVETQFAFKLHDKDPGKAAATYERIKCLKPEDVAEAVLYVLSTPPHVQIGDIQMRPTEQVI from the exons ATGGAGGCGGGTTCGGGCGAGGCTCAGAGCGAGGTAGATCGGCAGCCTGCCGCGGCGGTGATCGAAGAGCGGCCGAGCCCCTGCGACCCGTGGCGGACGTTCCGCGATCCAAATGTCCGGCTCGCGGGGCGAGGTGGGCGCACGGCTCGGGGCCACCGCCACGGCTGGCATGGAGCGGTGGCGGGACCGGCTGGCATTGGTGACGGGAGCTTCGGGGGGCATCGGCGCGGCTGTGGCCCGGGCTCTGGTCCAGCAGGGACTGAAGGTAGTGGGCTGTGCCCGCACCGTGGGCAACATCGAG ATGTGACCTATCCAGCGAGGAGGACATCCTCTCCATGTTCTCGGCCGTCCGCTCTCAGCACAGTGGTGTGGACATCTGCATCAACAATGCTGGCTTGGCCCGGCCTGACACCCTGCTCTCAGGCAGTACCAGCGGCTGGAAGGACATGTTCAAT caTGTATGGTCACCAAGTGTCACCCCACTCCGTGATCCATTTCTATAGTGCTACCAAGTACGCTGTCACCGCACTGACAGAGGGACTGAGGCAAGAGCTTCGGGAAGCCCAGACCCACATCCGAGCCACG TGCATCTCTCCAGAAGTGGTGGAGACACAGTTCGCCTTCAAACTCCACGACAAGGACCCTGGGAAGGCAGCTGCCACCTACGAACGCATAAAG TGTCTCAAGCCTGAGGATGTGGCCGAGGCTGTCCTCTACGTCCTTAGCACCCCTCCACACGTCCAG ATTGGAGACATCCAGATGAGGCCCACGGAGCAGGTGATCTAG
- the DHRS11 gene encoding dehydrogenase/reductase SDR family member 11 isoform X3, giving the protein MSGSRGEVGARLGATATAGMERWRDRLALVTGASGGIGAAVARALVQQGLKVVGCARTVGNIEGRGWYHVGQRKRSVSTSSPFLEELAAECKSAGYPGTLIPHRCDLSSEEDILSMFSAVRSQHSGVDICINNAGLARPDTLLSGSTSGWKDMFNVNVLGLSICTREAYQSMKERKVDDGHIININSATKYAVTALTEGLRQELREAQTHIRATCISPEVVETQFAFKLHDKDPGKAAATYERIKCLKPEDVAEAVLYVLSTPPHVQIGDIQMRPTEQVI; this is encoded by the exons ATGTCCGGCTCGCGGGGCGAGGTGGGCGCACGGCTCGGGGCCACCGCCACGGCTGGCATGGAGCGGTGGCGGGACCGGCTGGCATTGGTGACGGGAGCTTCGGGGGGCATCGGCGCGGCTGTGGCCCGGGCTCTGGTCCAGCAGGGACTGAAGGTAGTGGGCTGTGCCCGCACCGTGGGCAACATCGAG GGTAGAGGATGGTACCATGTGGGACAGAGGAAAAGATCTGTCTCAACTTCCTCGCCTTTCCTAGAG GAGCTGGCTGCTGAATGTAAGAGTGCAGGCTATCCTGGGACTTTGATCCCCCACAGATGTGACCTATCCAGCGAGGAGGACATCCTCTCCATGTTCTCGGCCGTCCGCTCTCAGCACAGTGGTGTGGACATCTGCATCAACAATGCTGGCTTGGCCCGGCCTGACACCCTGCTCTCAGGCAGTACCAGCGGCTGGAAGGACATGTTCAAT GTGAACGTGCTGGGCCTCAGCATCTGCACCCGGGAGGCCTACCAGTCCATGAAGGAGCGCAAGGTGGATGACGGGCATATCATTAACATCAACAG TGCTACCAAGTACGCTGTCACCGCACTGACAGAGGGACTGAGGCAAGAGCTTCGGGAAGCCCAGACCCACATCCGAGCCACG TGCATCTCTCCAGAAGTGGTGGAGACACAGTTCGCCTTCAAACTCCACGACAAGGACCCTGGGAAGGCAGCTGCCACCTACGAACGCATAAAG TGTCTCAAGCCTGAGGATGTGGCCGAGGCTGTCCTCTACGTCCTTAGCACCCCTCCACACGTCCAG ATTGGAGACATCCAGATGAGGCCCACGGAGCAGGTGATCTAG
- the DHRS11 gene encoding dehydrogenase/reductase SDR family member 11 isoform X2, producing the protein MSGSRGEVGARLGATATAGMERWRDRLALVTGASGGIGAAVARALVQQGLKVVGCARTVGNIEGRGWYHVGQRKRSVSTSSPFLEELAAECKSAGYPGTLIPHRCDLSSEEDILSMFSAVRSQHSGVDICINNAGLARPDTLLSGSTSGWKDMFNVNVLGLSICTREAYQSMKERKVDDGHIININSMYGHQVSPHSVIHFYSATKYAVTALTEGLRQELREAQTHIRATCISPEVVETQFAFKLHDKDPGKAAATYERIKCLKPEDVAEAVLYVLSTPPHVQIGDIQMRPTEQVI; encoded by the exons ATGTCCGGCTCGCGGGGCGAGGTGGGCGCACGGCTCGGGGCCACCGCCACGGCTGGCATGGAGCGGTGGCGGGACCGGCTGGCATTGGTGACGGGAGCTTCGGGGGGCATCGGCGCGGCTGTGGCCCGGGCTCTGGTCCAGCAGGGACTGAAGGTAGTGGGCTGTGCCCGCACCGTGGGCAACATCGAG GGTAGAGGATGGTACCATGTGGGACAGAGGAAAAGATCTGTCTCAACTTCCTCGCCTTTCCTAGAG GAGCTGGCTGCTGAATGTAAGAGTGCAGGCTATCCTGGGACTTTGATCCCCCACAGATGTGACCTATCCAGCGAGGAGGACATCCTCTCCATGTTCTCGGCCGTCCGCTCTCAGCACAGTGGTGTGGACATCTGCATCAACAATGCTGGCTTGGCCCGGCCTGACACCCTGCTCTCAGGCAGTACCAGCGGCTGGAAGGACATGTTCAAT GTGAACGTGCTGGGCCTCAGCATCTGCACCCGGGAGGCCTACCAGTCCATGAAGGAGCGCAAGGTGGATGACGGGCATATCATTAACATCAACAG caTGTATGGTCACCAAGTGTCACCCCACTCCGTGATCCATTTCTATAGTGCTACCAAGTACGCTGTCACCGCACTGACAGAGGGACTGAGGCAAGAGCTTCGGGAAGCCCAGACCCACATCCGAGCCACG TGCATCTCTCCAGAAGTGGTGGAGACACAGTTCGCCTTCAAACTCCACGACAAGGACCCTGGGAAGGCAGCTGCCACCTACGAACGCATAAAG TGTCTCAAGCCTGAGGATGTGGCCGAGGCTGTCCTCTACGTCCTTAGCACCCCTCCACACGTCCAG ATTGGAGACATCCAGATGAGGCCCACGGAGCAGGTGATCTAG
- the DHRS11 gene encoding dehydrogenase/reductase SDR family member 11 isoform X1, whose product MSGSRGEVGARLGATATAGMERWRDRLALVTGASGGIGAAVARALVQQGLKVVGCARTVGNIEELAAECKSAGYPGTLIPHRCDLSSEEDILSMFSAVRSQHSGVDICINNAGLARPDTLLSGSTSGWKDMFNVNVLGLSICTREAYQSMKERKVDDGHIININSMYGHQVSPHSVIHFYSATKYAVTALTEGLRQELREAQTHIRATCISPEVVETQFAFKLHDKDPGKAAATYERIKCLKPEDVAEAVLYVLSTPPHVQVSLVLTASTLEEPSHLRGGQQGGLRGWGERPTALNLVPSNRLETSR is encoded by the exons ATGTCCGGCTCGCGGGGCGAGGTGGGCGCACGGCTCGGGGCCACCGCCACGGCTGGCATGGAGCGGTGGCGGGACCGGCTGGCATTGGTGACGGGAGCTTCGGGGGGCATCGGCGCGGCTGTGGCCCGGGCTCTGGTCCAGCAGGGACTGAAGGTAGTGGGCTGTGCCCGCACCGTGGGCAACATCGAG GAGCTGGCTGCTGAATGTAAGAGTGCAGGCTATCCTGGGACTTTGATCCCCCACAGATGTGACCTATCCAGCGAGGAGGACATCCTCTCCATGTTCTCGGCCGTCCGCTCTCAGCACAGTGGTGTGGACATCTGCATCAACAATGCTGGCTTGGCCCGGCCTGACACCCTGCTCTCAGGCAGTACCAGCGGCTGGAAGGACATGTTCAAT GTGAACGTGCTGGGCCTCAGCATCTGCACCCGGGAGGCCTACCAGTCCATGAAGGAGCGCAAGGTGGATGACGGGCATATCATTAACATCAACAG caTGTATGGTCACCAAGTGTCACCCCACTCCGTGATCCATTTCTATAGTGCTACCAAGTACGCTGTCACCGCACTGACAGAGGGACTGAGGCAAGAGCTTCGGGAAGCCCAGACCCACATCCGAGCCACG TGCATCTCTCCAGAAGTGGTGGAGACACAGTTCGCCTTCAAACTCCACGACAAGGACCCTGGGAAGGCAGCTGCCACCTACGAACGCATAAAG TGTCTCAAGCCTGAGGATGTGGCCGAGGCTGTCCTCTACGTCCTTAGCACCCCTCCACACGTCCAGGTGAGTCTGGTCTTGACTGCCTCCACCCTGGAAGAGCCCAGCCATCTCAGAGGAGGACAGCAAGGAGgcctgagggggtggggagaacgtCCCACTGCCTTAAACCTTGTGCCTTCCAACAGATTGGAGACATCCAGATGA
- the DHRS11 gene encoding dehydrogenase/reductase SDR family member 11 isoform X6: MSGSRGEVGARLGATATAGMERWRDRLALVTGASGGIGAAVARALVQQGLKVVGCARTVGNIEELAAECKSAGYPGTLIPHRCDLSSEEDILSMFSAVRSQHSGVDICINNAGLARPDTLLSGSTSGWKDMFNVNVLGLSICTREAYQSMKERKVDDGHIININSMYGHQVSPHSVIHFYSATKYAVTALTEGLRQELREAQTHIRATCLKPEDVAEAVLYVLSTPPHVQIGDIQMRPTEQVI, from the exons ATGTCCGGCTCGCGGGGCGAGGTGGGCGCACGGCTCGGGGCCACCGCCACGGCTGGCATGGAGCGGTGGCGGGACCGGCTGGCATTGGTGACGGGAGCTTCGGGGGGCATCGGCGCGGCTGTGGCCCGGGCTCTGGTCCAGCAGGGACTGAAGGTAGTGGGCTGTGCCCGCACCGTGGGCAACATCGAG GAGCTGGCTGCTGAATGTAAGAGTGCAGGCTATCCTGGGACTTTGATCCCCCACAGATGTGACCTATCCAGCGAGGAGGACATCCTCTCCATGTTCTCGGCCGTCCGCTCTCAGCACAGTGGTGTGGACATCTGCATCAACAATGCTGGCTTGGCCCGGCCTGACACCCTGCTCTCAGGCAGTACCAGCGGCTGGAAGGACATGTTCAAT GTGAACGTGCTGGGCCTCAGCATCTGCACCCGGGAGGCCTACCAGTCCATGAAGGAGCGCAAGGTGGATGACGGGCATATCATTAACATCAACAG caTGTATGGTCACCAAGTGTCACCCCACTCCGTGATCCATTTCTATAGTGCTACCAAGTACGCTGTCACCGCACTGACAGAGGGACTGAGGCAAGAGCTTCGGGAAGCCCAGACCCACATCCGAGCCACG TGTCTCAAGCCTGAGGATGTGGCCGAGGCTGTCCTCTACGTCCTTAGCACCCCTCCACACGTCCAG ATTGGAGACATCCAGATGAGGCCCACGGAGCAGGTGATCTAG
- the DHRS11 gene encoding dehydrogenase/reductase SDR family member 11 isoform X4, which translates to MSGSRGEVGARLGATATAGMERWRDRLALVTGASGGIGAAVARALVQQGLKVVGCARTVGNIEELAAECKSAGYPGTLIPHRCDLSSEEDILSMFSAVRSQHSGVDICINNAGLARPDTLLSGSTSGWKDMFNVNVLGLSICTREAYQSMKERKVDDGHIININSMYGHQVSPHSVIHFYSATKYAVTALTEGLRQELREAQTHIRATCISPEVVETQFAFKLHDKDPGKAAATYERIKCLKPEDVAEAVLYVLSTPPHVQIGDIQMRPTEQVI; encoded by the exons ATGTCCGGCTCGCGGGGCGAGGTGGGCGCACGGCTCGGGGCCACCGCCACGGCTGGCATGGAGCGGTGGCGGGACCGGCTGGCATTGGTGACGGGAGCTTCGGGGGGCATCGGCGCGGCTGTGGCCCGGGCTCTGGTCCAGCAGGGACTGAAGGTAGTGGGCTGTGCCCGCACCGTGGGCAACATCGAG GAGCTGGCTGCTGAATGTAAGAGTGCAGGCTATCCTGGGACTTTGATCCCCCACAGATGTGACCTATCCAGCGAGGAGGACATCCTCTCCATGTTCTCGGCCGTCCGCTCTCAGCACAGTGGTGTGGACATCTGCATCAACAATGCTGGCTTGGCCCGGCCTGACACCCTGCTCTCAGGCAGTACCAGCGGCTGGAAGGACATGTTCAAT GTGAACGTGCTGGGCCTCAGCATCTGCACCCGGGAGGCCTACCAGTCCATGAAGGAGCGCAAGGTGGATGACGGGCATATCATTAACATCAACAG caTGTATGGTCACCAAGTGTCACCCCACTCCGTGATCCATTTCTATAGTGCTACCAAGTACGCTGTCACCGCACTGACAGAGGGACTGAGGCAAGAGCTTCGGGAAGCCCAGACCCACATCCGAGCCACG TGCATCTCTCCAGAAGTGGTGGAGACACAGTTCGCCTTCAAACTCCACGACAAGGACCCTGGGAAGGCAGCTGCCACCTACGAACGCATAAAG TGTCTCAAGCCTGAGGATGTGGCCGAGGCTGTCCTCTACGTCCTTAGCACCCCTCCACACGTCCAG ATTGGAGACATCCAGATGAGGCCCACGGAGCAGGTGATCTAG
- the DHRS11 gene encoding dehydrogenase/reductase SDR family member 11 isoform X5, with amino-acid sequence MSGSRGEVGARLGATATAGMERWRDRLALVTGASGGIGAAVARALVQQGLKVVGCARTVGNIEGRGWYHVGQRKRSVSTSSPFLEELAAECKSAGYPGTLIPHRCDLSSEEDILSMFSAVRSQHSGVDICINNAGLARPDTLLSGSTSGWKDMFNVNVLGLSICTREAYQSMKERKVDDGHIININSMYGHQVSPHSVIHFYSATKYAVTALTEGLRQELREAQTHIRATCLKPEDVAEAVLYVLSTPPHVQIGDIQMRPTEQVI; translated from the exons ATGTCCGGCTCGCGGGGCGAGGTGGGCGCACGGCTCGGGGCCACCGCCACGGCTGGCATGGAGCGGTGGCGGGACCGGCTGGCATTGGTGACGGGAGCTTCGGGGGGCATCGGCGCGGCTGTGGCCCGGGCTCTGGTCCAGCAGGGACTGAAGGTAGTGGGCTGTGCCCGCACCGTGGGCAACATCGAG GGTAGAGGATGGTACCATGTGGGACAGAGGAAAAGATCTGTCTCAACTTCCTCGCCTTTCCTAGAG GAGCTGGCTGCTGAATGTAAGAGTGCAGGCTATCCTGGGACTTTGATCCCCCACAGATGTGACCTATCCAGCGAGGAGGACATCCTCTCCATGTTCTCGGCCGTCCGCTCTCAGCACAGTGGTGTGGACATCTGCATCAACAATGCTGGCTTGGCCCGGCCTGACACCCTGCTCTCAGGCAGTACCAGCGGCTGGAAGGACATGTTCAAT GTGAACGTGCTGGGCCTCAGCATCTGCACCCGGGAGGCCTACCAGTCCATGAAGGAGCGCAAGGTGGATGACGGGCATATCATTAACATCAACAG caTGTATGGTCACCAAGTGTCACCCCACTCCGTGATCCATTTCTATAGTGCTACCAAGTACGCTGTCACCGCACTGACAGAGGGACTGAGGCAAGAGCTTCGGGAAGCCCAGACCCACATCCGAGCCACG TGTCTCAAGCCTGAGGATGTGGCCGAGGCTGTCCTCTACGTCCTTAGCACCCCTCCACACGTCCAG ATTGGAGACATCCAGATGAGGCCCACGGAGCAGGTGATCTAG